A window of Campylobacter concisus contains these coding sequences:
- the rpsO gene encoding 30S ribosomal protein S15, with protein sequence MALDSAKKAQIVAKFARKEGDTGSPEVQIALLTARITELTEHLKIFKKDFSSRLGLLKLVGQRKRLLKYLKNKDYTTYSKLISELGLRDK encoded by the coding sequence ATGGCTTTGGATTCGGCTAAAAAAGCTCAAATAGTTGCGAAATTCGCTAGAAAAGAGGGAGATACAGGCTCTCCAGAAGTTCAAATAGCTCTTTTAACAGCTAGAATAACTGAACTTACAGAACACCTTAAAATTTTCAAAAAAGACTTTTCATCACGTTTAGGTCTTTTAAAACTAGTTGGTCAAAGAAAAAGACTTTTAAAGTATCTTAAAAACAAAGACTACACTACATATTCAAAACTAATCTCTGAGCTTGGCTTAAGAGATAAATAA